The Blautia hydrogenotrophica DSM 10507 genome window below encodes:
- the ybeY gene encoding rRNA maturation RNase YbeY, translated as MTIFIENEYEGEIFVDCASYANLVAEKVLDMEGCPYEVQINLVLTDNEEIQRVNQQFRDINAPTDVLSFPMIPFPTPGDYKILEEEDSYFDLDTGELILGDIMISIPRMETQAQEFGHSQVREFSFLVAHSILHLLGYDHMTPKEAAVMEAKQSQALEELQIRR; from the coding sequence ATGACAATATTCATTGAGAACGAGTATGAGGGAGAGATTTTCGTGGACTGTGCCAGCTATGCCAATCTGGTGGCTGAGAAAGTTCTGGATATGGAAGGTTGTCCCTACGAGGTGCAAATCAATCTGGTACTGACAGACAACGAGGAGATTCAAAGAGTCAATCAGCAGTTTCGGGATATCAATGCTCCCACGGACGTTCTGTCTTTTCCCATGATACCTTTTCCGACTCCCGGTGATTATAAAATTCTGGAAGAGGAGGATTCTTATTTTGATCTGGACACGGGAGAACTGATTCTAGGGGACATTATGATTTCGATACCGCGGATGGAAACGCAGGCACAGGAATTTGGTCATAGCCAAGTCAGAGAATTCAGTTTTTTGGTGGCTCACAGTATTTTACATTTGCTGGGGTATGATCACATGACTCCGAAGGAAGCGGCCGTGATGGAGGCTAAACAGTCTCAGGCTTTGGAAGAATTACAGATTCGAAGATGA
- a CDS encoding 5-formyltetrahydrofolate cyclo-ligase codes for MEEKKVIRKQIFAKRKEHTDQQIEKLSRQVTEQVQSLAVFQEADKIYAYVDYNHEVMTGFLIEEAWKRGKKVAVPKVVGKDLVFYELKSFDQLEEGYFHIPEPARGEIVDWTDPLMIMPGVAFDCQCHRVGYGGGFYDRFLEKHPNMKTVAVAFDFQMVEKAPWEETDIQPEYVVTERKIYRR; via the coding sequence ATGGAAGAAAAAAAGGTAATTAGAAAACAGATTTTTGCAAAGAGAAAAGAACACACCGATCAGCAGATCGAAAAGCTGAGCAGACAAGTGACAGAGCAGGTACAGTCTTTGGCTGTATTTCAGGAAGCGGATAAGATCTATGCCTATGTAGATTACAATCATGAAGTGATGACGGGCTTTTTGATCGAGGAGGCATGGAAGAGAGGCAAAAAGGTTGCGGTGCCGAAGGTTGTGGGAAAAGATTTGGTGTTCTACGAACTGAAGAGTTTCGACCAGCTAGAGGAGGGATATTTTCATATACCGGAGCCGGCTCGCGGAGAAATCGTAGACTGGACAGACCCGCTGATGATTATGCCAGGTGTTGCTTTTGATTGCCAGTGTCACCGTGTGGGCTACGGCGGCGGTTTTTACGACAGATTTCTGGAGAAGCATCCGAATATGAAGACAGTGGCTGTCGCTTTTGATTTTCAAATGGTGGAAAAAGCGCCGTGGGAGGAGACCGATATCCAGCCGGAGTATGTGGTGACAGAGAGAAAAATTTATAGGAGATAG
- the proB gene encoding glutamate 5-kinase: protein MNFREALREKQRVVVKVGTSSLTHAETGKLNLTRLEILVRELSDLRNQGKDVVLVSSGAIGVGSAALGLGGKPAELGKSQACAAVGQARLMMIYQKLFMEYNQMSGQILMTKNTLLNDLNRYNARNTFQALLQMGVIPIVNENDTVSTYEIQFGDNDTLSAIVAALIGADLLILLSDIDGLFSDDPRTTPGAKFIDLVENLDEHFLRMGKATTGSKVGTGGMATKLSAAKIATSAGADMVIANGEDPHVLHKILEGRDYGTLFAANPREEFYLLDYIKNM, encoded by the coding sequence GTGAATTTTCGTGAAGCATTGAGAGAAAAACAAAGAGTTGTGGTGAAGGTGGGAACCTCCTCCTTGACCCATGCCGAGACTGGAAAGCTGAATCTGACCAGGCTAGAGATCCTGGTCCGGGAACTCAGTGATCTGCGCAATCAGGGAAAAGATGTGGTGCTGGTTTCCTCTGGGGCGATCGGAGTGGGCAGCGCAGCTTTGGGGCTGGGCGGAAAACCTGCCGAACTTGGGAAGTCTCAGGCCTGTGCGGCTGTGGGTCAGGCTAGGCTAATGATGATTTATCAGAAACTGTTTATGGAATATAACCAGATGTCAGGGCAGATACTGATGACGAAAAACACACTGCTCAATGACTTAAATCGGTACAATGCCCGTAATACTTTTCAGGCCTTGCTGCAAATGGGTGTGATTCCGATTGTAAACGAGAATGATACGGTTTCTACATACGAGATTCAATTTGGGGATAATGATACGCTGTCAGCGATTGTGGCGGCATTGATCGGAGCAGATCTTTTAATTCTGCTGTCGGATATTGACGGTCTGTTCTCTGATGATCCGCGCACAACCCCGGGTGCCAAATTTATTGATTTGGTTGAGAATTTGGATGAACATTTTCTGCGGATGGGAAAGGCCACTACCGGGAGTAAGGTCGGAACCGGCGGTATGGCCACGAAACTTTCAGCAGCAAAAATCGCCACGTCGGCGGGGGCGGATATGGTGATTGCTAATGGGGAAGACCCTCATGTGCTGCACAAAATTCTGGAGGGAAGAGATTACGGCACGCTGTTCGCAGCGAATCCTAGGGAAGAATTTTACCTGTTGGACTATATCAAAAATATGTGA
- a CDS encoding YabP/YqfC family sporulation protein, which translates to MGKRYHRWKENVVNSLEIPRDLAWQDSILTVTGDQVCLENYRSILSYQPDLLCVQLKRGRMKIQGKGLKIVYYTKEEMQISGCVNKISFER; encoded by the coding sequence ATGGGGAAACGATATCATCGTTGGAAAGAAAATGTCGTCAATTCGTTGGAAATCCCCAGGGATTTGGCGTGGCAGGATTCCATCTTAACAGTTACCGGGGACCAGGTCTGTCTGGAAAATTACCGCAGTATCTTAAGTTATCAGCCGGATTTGCTCTGTGTGCAGTTAAAGAGAGGCCGGATGAAAATACAGGGTAAAGGTTTGAAAATTGTCTATTACACGAAGGAAGAAATGCAAATCAGCGGCTGTGTCAACAAAATTAGTTTTGAGCGTTGA
- a CDS encoding sporulation protein YqfD, giving the protein MRNYLESCLRGYVLLSIKSEKAQRFFHLCGFHGLVLWNIDCVSDQYQAYLSVPDLRKLQPICRKTHTKIHILEKHGLPFFFYKNRKRKAFFVGIVLCMCLLYGFSTHIWQIQITGNHTNSTPAIRGYLDELEVFQGVQKNRLNCAKISAAIREEFQNITWVSTKIEGTKLLITVQENDIQAGTVKEDQAPSDLVAEHTGKIVSMVTRQGVPLKKPGDTCKKGETLVRGQVEIKNDSQEVVRYEYVDSDADVKIEYQLQYEDIFPLKYQERVYEKKEKHSYGLWLGNWRVFLGREQKAGKNQDSFTQWLPLGITKGFPIPVYLERRSLRSYQTVTRYYSEKEARQKASERLQNVFEKLLQDEIEIVQSNVKTTVNEKSCISSGKLTVREIAKKKVQIQDLSQPEQAAEEKADDLDGE; this is encoded by the coding sequence TTGAGAAATTACCTGGAAAGCTGTTTACGCGGATATGTTCTTCTTTCAATAAAAAGTGAAAAGGCCCAGCGCTTTTTTCATCTGTGTGGGTTTCATGGGCTGGTTTTGTGGAATATTGACTGTGTTTCAGACCAGTATCAGGCATATCTGTCTGTTCCAGATCTGCGAAAGCTTCAGCCCATTTGCAGGAAAACTCACACAAAGATTCATATTCTGGAAAAACATGGACTGCCTTTCTTTTTTTATAAAAACAGAAAAAGAAAGGCGTTTTTTGTGGGGATTGTTTTGTGCATGTGTCTGTTATATGGATTTTCTACACATATCTGGCAGATTCAGATCACAGGCAATCATACCAACAGTACACCAGCTATTCGGGGATACTTAGATGAACTAGAGGTCTTTCAGGGGGTACAAAAAAATCGGTTGAATTGTGCGAAAATCTCTGCGGCTATTCGAGAGGAATTTCAAAATATCACCTGGGTGTCCACAAAGATAGAAGGAACGAAACTCTTGATTACCGTTCAGGAGAATGATATTCAGGCGGGAACTGTGAAAGAAGACCAGGCTCCTAGCGATCTGGTGGCGGAGCATACAGGAAAGATTGTCTCCATGGTGACAAGACAGGGGGTTCCCCTAAAAAAGCCCGGAGACACGTGCAAAAAAGGGGAAACGCTGGTGAGAGGTCAGGTGGAGATCAAAAATGACAGCCAGGAGGTGGTTCGCTATGAGTATGTGGATTCTGACGCGGATGTGAAGATTGAATATCAACTGCAATATGAAGATATATTTCCGTTGAAGTATCAGGAACGCGTATATGAAAAAAAGGAAAAGCATTCCTATGGCCTATGGCTTGGGAATTGGAGAGTTTTTCTGGGGAGAGAACAGAAGGCAGGTAAAAACCAGGATAGTTTCACACAGTGGCTGCCTTTGGGTATTACGAAAGGATTTCCAATTCCAGTCTATCTAGAACGTAGAAGCCTCCGCTCTTATCAGACTGTTACGCGTTACTATTCTGAGAAAGAGGCGAGGCAAAAGGCGTCAGAAAGACTTCAGAATGTCTTTGAAAAGCTACTGCAAGACGAGATTGAGATTGTACAGAGCAATGTGAAAACCACAGTCAATGAAAAGTCTTGTATCAGCAGCGGAAAGCTGACGGTGAGAGAGATAGCAAAGAAAAAAGTGCAGATTCAAGACTTGTCACAGCCAGAGCAGGCAGCCGAAGAAAAAGCAGATGATCTTGATGGGGAGTAA
- the trkA gene encoding Trk system potassium transporter TrkA, protein MKIIIVGFGKVGSTLTEQLYSEGHDVVVVDLLEKKLETAVSDYDVMTVQGNGASYNVQLEAGVEEADLLIAVTASDELNLLCCLIARKAGQCHTIARVRNSMYNKEINFIKEQLGISMIINPELATAREIAKLLRFPSAIQIDTFARGRAELLKFKLRPEFGLDGLRVMDIMEKLNCDVLVCGIERKEEVTIPNGNFVLRDHDNVSIMATPQNASKFFSKIGVNTHRVKDTLIIGGGKITYYLAHQLLDMGIRVKVIENDKDRCLQLSNLLPKANILYGDGTDETLLLSEGLHNTQSVVSLTNFDEENLLISLFAMKHSNAKIIAKVNRITFNDIINELDIGSVVYPKYLTANYILKYVRATQNAQGSNVETLYKILDKRAEALEFCIRENSPVVGVPLMELNLKDNLLLCCINHKGKIIIPRGQDSIQVGDTVMVVTTNTGLRDIRDILK, encoded by the coding sequence ATGAAAATAATCATCGTGGGTTTTGGAAAAGTAGGTTCCACTTTGACAGAACAGCTGTATTCAGAAGGTCATGACGTGGTTGTCGTAGATTTGCTAGAAAAGAAATTGGAGACTGCCGTGAGCGATTATGATGTTATGACCGTACAGGGAAACGGAGCAAGCTACAATGTCCAATTGGAGGCCGGCGTGGAAGAGGCAGATCTCTTGATCGCGGTCACAGCCTCTGATGAACTGAACCTCCTTTGCTGCCTCATTGCCCGAAAAGCAGGACAATGCCATACCATAGCGAGAGTCCGCAACTCCATGTACAACAAAGAAATCAACTTTATCAAAGAACAACTAGGAATTTCAATGATTATCAACCCAGAACTGGCTACCGCAAGGGAAATTGCAAAGCTTCTGCGTTTTCCCTCAGCCATACAGATCGACACATTCGCGAGAGGGCGCGCTGAACTCTTGAAATTTAAACTCCGCCCGGAGTTTGGTCTAGACGGACTGCGAGTGATGGACATCATGGAGAAGTTAAACTGCGATGTCTTAGTCTGCGGCATCGAACGCAAAGAGGAAGTCACCATACCGAATGGAAACTTCGTACTTCGAGATCACGACAACGTCTCCATCATGGCGACGCCTCAAAACGCCAGTAAATTTTTCTCAAAAATCGGTGTAAATACTCATAGAGTAAAAGATACGTTGATTATCGGCGGAGGAAAAATCACCTATTATCTGGCTCACCAACTCTTGGACATGGGAATTCGTGTAAAAGTCATTGAGAACGATAAAGACCGCTGCCTACAGCTAAGTAACTTGCTCCCAAAAGCCAATATTCTCTATGGGGATGGAACTGACGAGACTCTGCTGCTATCAGAAGGGCTTCATAATACTCAATCTGTGGTCAGTCTCACAAACTTTGATGAGGAAAATCTCTTGATTTCCCTGTTTGCGATGAAGCACTCCAATGCCAAAATTATAGCAAAAGTCAACCGTATCACTTTCAATGACATCATTAATGAGCTGGACATCGGCAGTGTCGTCTACCCTAAATATCTGACAGCCAATTACATTCTGAAATATGTACGCGCCACTCAAAACGCCCAGGGAAGTAACGTGGAAACCCTATATAAAATTCTCGACAAGCGTGCAGAAGCCTTAGAGTTTTGTATCCGTGAGAACTCTCCTGTCGTGGGCGTCCCTTTGATGGAACTGAATTTAAAAGACAATCTTTTATTATGCTGTATTAATCACAAAGGAAAAATTATCATTCCCCGTGGCCAGGACTCCATCCAAGTAGGAGACACCGTTATGGTCGTAACTACTAACACAGGCCTGCGCGATATCAGGGATATTCTAAAATAG
- a CDS encoding DUF896 domain-containing protein yields the protein MDNLNIDRINALAHKAKSVGLTEAEKAEQQELRQEYIAAIRRSLRGQLDNIDVQQADGSVVNLGEKYGRKKGN from the coding sequence ATGGACAACTTGAACATTGACCGCATCAACGCATTGGCGCATAAGGCAAAGAGCGTCGGTCTGACGGAAGCGGAAAAAGCAGAGCAACAAGAATTGCGCCAGGAATACATCGCCGCAATCCGAAGGTCTTTGAGAGGACAGCTAGACAACATCGACGTGCAGCAGGCGGATGGGTCAGTTGTAAATTTGGGAGAGAAGTATGGAAGAAAAAAAGGTAATTAG
- a CDS encoding PhoH family protein — protein sequence MSNNIMEALVDLPAEHERNIFGQFDEHLKIIERTLNVTLIARDGVLKILGNSFRTDQAKRLMLQLLELSKRGNMITKQNINYALSLLMEEKESALTEIDSDLICNTIQGRPIKPKTLGQKNYVDQIRKNMIVFGVGPAGTGKTYLAMAMAVTAFRNEEVNRIILTRPAIEAGEKLGFLPGDLQSKVDPYLRPLYDALYQIMGPESFAKNMERGLIEVAPLAYMRGRTLDNAYIILDEAQNTTPAQMKMFLTRIGFGSKVIVTGDASQKDLPSGTTSGLDVAMKVLKKIEGISFCELTSKDVVRHPLVQKIVQAYDAYEKKLNSPRRKKNYDNIH from the coding sequence ATGAGCAATAACATTATGGAAGCATTGGTGGATTTGCCGGCTGAACATGAGAGAAATATATTTGGACAATTTGACGAACACCTAAAGATTATTGAGCGGACCTTAAACGTGACCTTGATTGCGCGGGATGGTGTGCTGAAGATTCTGGGGAATTCTTTCCGGACAGACCAGGCCAAACGATTGATGCTTCAACTTTTGGAACTGTCTAAAAGGGGGAATATGATTACGAAGCAAAATATCAATTATGCTCTCTCGCTGTTGATGGAGGAGAAAGAAAGTGCTCTGACAGAGATAGATAGCGATCTGATTTGTAACACGATTCAGGGGCGCCCGATCAAGCCAAAAACCTTAGGACAGAAAAATTATGTAGATCAGATACGAAAGAATATGATTGTCTTTGGCGTGGGGCCTGCGGGAACAGGAAAGACTTATCTGGCAATGGCGATGGCGGTCACCGCTTTTCGCAATGAGGAAGTCAACCGTATCATTCTCACAAGACCAGCCATTGAGGCGGGGGAAAAGCTGGGATTTTTACCGGGAGATCTTCAGAGCAAGGTGGATCCTTATCTGCGCCCGTTGTACGATGCTTTATACCAGATCATGGGGCCAGAGAGTTTTGCAAAGAATATGGAGAGGGGGCTGATTGAAGTGGCTCCCCTGGCTTATATGAGAGGCAGGACGCTGGATAATGCCTATATTATCCTGGATGAGGCTCAGAACACCACGCCAGCTCAGATGAAGATGTTTTTAACTAGAATTGGATTTGGTTCAAAGGTCATCGTGACCGGGGATGCATCCCAAAAAGATCTTCCGTCAGGAACTACGTCTGGTCTGGATGTGGCAATGAAAGTGTTAAAAAAGATAGAGGGAATTTCCTTTTGTGAGCTCACCAGCAAAGACGTGGTGCGTCATCCGTTGGTACAGAAAATCGTACAGGCTTACGATGCCTATGAGAAAAAACTAAACTCTCCTAGGAGGAAGAAAAATTATGACAATATTCATTGA
- a CDS encoding GNAT family N-acetyltransferase: MIVRAYRPEDLVAMNRIWNEVVEDGIAFPQMELLDGKSGKEFFATQSYCGVAEEKGEIVGLYILHPNNVGRCGHICNASYAVASTHRGKGIGEKLVTDCMRQGKRLGFRILQFNAVVRTNTGARHLYEKLGFLPLGCIPGGFLMKDGHYEDIVPYYHQL; the protein is encoded by the coding sequence ATGATTGTAAGAGCATATCGGCCGGAAGATTTGGTGGCTATGAATAGAATTTGGAATGAAGTGGTGGAGGACGGGATTGCCTTTCCGCAAATGGAGCTGCTTGATGGAAAGAGCGGCAAAGAATTCTTTGCAACACAGTCCTACTGCGGTGTCGCTGAAGAGAAAGGAGAAATTGTGGGACTTTATATTCTTCATCCCAACAATGTGGGACGTTGCGGACATATCTGCAATGCCAGTTATGCAGTAGCTTCAACGCACCGGGGAAAAGGAATCGGAGAAAAATTGGTGACAGACTGTATGAGACAAGGAAAGAGACTGGGATTTCGGATTTTACAGTTTAACGCGGTGGTTCGTACCAATACCGGAGCTCGCCATCTCTATGAGAAGCTGGGATTTCTTCCTTTGGGCTGTATCCCAGGAGGGTTTCTCATGAAAGACGGGCATTATGAGGACATTGTTCCGTACTATCATCAACTATAG
- a CDS encoding glutamate-5-semialdehyde dehydrogenase, with the protein MGLLEEIGAKAKAAEPKLRNLPTVKKNEVLATVAEVLVREQQKILRANENDVAAGREKGMSVGLIDRLQLTSERIEAMAEGLEQIVGLEDPVGEVLGMKRRPNGLMIGQKRVPLGVVGIIYEARPNVTADAFGLCFKTGNAVILKGGSDALCSNRAIVECIQEALEDCGVTKDAIQLIEDTSRETAAAFMKLNQYVDVLIPRGGRGLIQAVVNQSTIPVIETGTGNCHIYVDESADLQSAADIVVNAKTQRVGVCNACESLLVHEKVKDAFLPVLADRLKEKQVEMRADERALPLMKGAIQATEEDWGTEYLDYILSIKVVNSVEEAIAHINRYNTKHSEAIITESYRNAQMFLDQVDAAAVYVNASTRFTDGFEFGFGAEIGISTQKLHARGPMGLLALTTTKYIIYGNGQVRP; encoded by the coding sequence ATGGGATTGTTAGAGGAAATTGGAGCAAAAGCTAAGGCAGCGGAACCAAAACTTCGGAATCTGCCGACGGTGAAAAAGAATGAAGTGTTGGCGACGGTGGCGGAAGTTCTAGTAAGAGAGCAGCAGAAAATTCTGAGGGCGAATGAGAACGATGTGGCCGCGGGCAGAGAAAAAGGGATGTCTGTGGGGCTGATTGATCGCTTGCAGTTGACATCTGAGCGAATCGAGGCAATGGCAGAGGGCCTGGAGCAGATTGTGGGTCTGGAGGACCCTGTAGGAGAAGTTTTAGGGATGAAACGCCGTCCTAACGGACTTATGATCGGTCAGAAGCGAGTGCCTTTAGGAGTCGTGGGAATCATCTATGAAGCACGTCCTAACGTGACGGCAGATGCGTTTGGGCTGTGTTTCAAGACGGGCAATGCGGTAATCTTAAAAGGTGGCAGTGACGCACTCTGTTCCAACCGGGCGATTGTAGAGTGTATTCAAGAAGCCTTGGAGGACTGTGGGGTCACAAAGGACGCGATTCAATTGATCGAAGATACTTCTAGGGAGACTGCAGCTGCCTTTATGAAGCTGAATCAGTATGTGGATGTGCTAATTCCCAGGGGAGGCAGAGGGCTGATTCAGGCTGTGGTCAATCAGAGTACAATTCCTGTCATTGAGACCGGTACAGGGAACTGCCACATCTATGTGGATGAGAGTGCAGATCTTCAAAGCGCAGCGGACATCGTGGTCAACGCAAAGACTCAGAGAGTCGGTGTGTGCAATGCCTGTGAATCTTTACTGGTGCATGAAAAGGTGAAGGATGCTTTTCTTCCGGTTTTGGCGGACAGGCTCAAAGAAAAGCAGGTAGAGATGAGAGCTGACGAGAGGGCTCTGCCACTGATGAAAGGAGCTATCCAGGCTACGGAAGAGGACTGGGGAACGGAGTATCTGGATTATATACTTTCCATTAAAGTTGTGAATTCTGTGGAGGAAGCTATCGCCCATATCAACCGTTACAACACAAAGCACTCAGAGGCAATCATCACAGAGAGCTATCGAAATGCGCAGATGTTTTTGGACCAGGTGGATGCGGCGGCAGTCTATGTGAATGCGTCCACGCGGTTTACCGACGGTTTTGAGTTTGGATTCGGCGCGGAGATCGGAATCAGTACTCAGAAGCTTCATGCCCGTGGTCCCATGGGTCTGTTGGCATTGACGACGACGAAGTATATTATCTATGGAAACGGACAGGTACGGCCATAG
- a CDS encoding LPXTG cell wall anchor domain-containing protein encodes MRKARLYALTLAAILVVSGAPVYGAAEETLDESTQEQDAEENVTEGESELEDEAASSFEQDGEENSVNSSAGTVEQSTIEENSGMEEDEQTQEPTVPSTENPEDTDTPAEETKKEYTVKTEVELKDALKEAETVSQKEITIFVEQKITLTENTEIKVPEGKTLTIARNSGYTGVLLEVKGTCSLKGGVVIDGAAANTKNAKESASVKVLSGGTLTIENAILKGNNNTEGNGGAIENEGTVQMSGGSINRNTAAAGAAIYNKGTLVLAGGAIENNKAAKGAVYVDIAAKETKVSGNVKISGNTKDGKTACNLYLAEGKSFVVAGNLKKDAAKIGVTYDGKVDEEGVTVYTKANDKVQIDAGTIVSDDSTGYIIEDGVMTTVVPTGTPTTTPTTTPAQTDSYDATKEKSKNVIKGLATSYKKGAKATFTVVGAGLDREPKVGDTAYVPVKCSVEKGSSTYKVDDLVVNSEGEYEGTMQMNASEGEYTLIAYYELKEWSDDTTSWDEADAANPSKAEDKEATATKTFKVISTTTTKKATLTPKKSVTSSSAKKSKNAKTADETPILPLAGLCAASVLAGGLVVTRRRKRENE; translated from the coding sequence ATGAGAAAAGCTAGATTATATGCATTAACTTTAGCGGCGATCTTGGTAGTCAGCGGTGCGCCGGTGTATGGTGCAGCCGAAGAAACTCTAGACGAGAGTACCCAGGAGCAAGATGCCGAAGAAAACGTGACAGAAGGCGAAAGCGAACTGGAAGATGAGGCTGCTTCTAGTTTTGAACAGGACGGAGAAGAAAATAGTGTGAATTCTTCTGCCGGTACAGTAGAGCAGAGTACAATAGAGGAGAATTCTGGAATGGAGGAAGACGAGCAGACACAAGAGCCGACTGTACCTTCCACTGAAAATCCAGAAGACACAGATACTCCCGCAGAGGAGACCAAAAAAGAGTATACAGTCAAAACAGAAGTTGAGCTGAAAGATGCTCTAAAAGAAGCTGAGACTGTGAGTCAGAAGGAGATTACGATCTTCGTCGAGCAGAAGATCACTCTTACTGAGAATACAGAGATCAAAGTTCCAGAAGGAAAGACCCTGACGATCGCCCGTAACAGCGGTTACACCGGAGTCCTGTTGGAAGTGAAGGGAACCTGCAGTCTGAAAGGCGGAGTAGTTATCGACGGTGCGGCGGCGAACACGAAGAACGCAAAAGAGTCTGCGTCTGTCAAGGTTCTCTCAGGAGGCACACTCACCATTGAAAACGCCATTTTGAAAGGTAACAACAACACAGAAGGAAATGGCGGAGCTATTGAGAACGAAGGTACCGTACAGATGTCAGGCGGTTCCATTAACAGAAACACTGCTGCAGCCGGCGCGGCGATTTATAACAAGGGAACTCTGGTACTAGCAGGCGGAGCCATTGAGAATAACAAGGCAGCCAAAGGGGCGGTCTATGTGGATATTGCAGCGAAGGAGACGAAGGTATCCGGCAATGTCAAGATCAGTGGAAACACCAAGGACGGCAAGACAGCCTGTAACCTCTATTTGGCGGAAGGCAAATCCTTTGTGGTAGCTGGAAATCTGAAGAAGGATGCTGCTAAGATTGGGGTTACTTACGACGGCAAGGTGGACGAGGAGGGTGTCACTGTGTACACCAAAGCTAACGATAAAGTACAGATTGATGCTGGAACCATTGTTTCAGACGACAGTACGGGATACATTATTGAAGACGGCGTAATGACTACTGTTGTGCCGACTGGCACACCGACAACGACTCCAACCACAACGCCAGCGCAAACAGACAGCTATGATGCTACAAAAGAGAAGAGCAAGAATGTAATTAAAGGGCTGGCAACATCCTATAAAAAAGGCGCAAAAGCTACTTTTACTGTAGTAGGAGCAGGACTGGACAGGGAGCCAAAGGTGGGAGATACCGCTTATGTTCCTGTAAAATGCAGTGTAGAGAAGGGAAGTAGTACGTATAAAGTTGATGATCTTGTCGTGAACAGCGAGGGAGAGTATGAAGGCACGATGCAGATGAACGCGTCGGAGGGAGAATATACCCTGATTGCTTACTATGAGTTAAAAGAGTGGAGCGACGATACCACCAGCTGGGATGAGGCAGATGCGGCTAATCCATCCAAGGCGGAGGATAAAGAGGCTACTGCGACGAAAACGTTTAAGGTTATCAGCACCACGACGACAAAGAAAGCTACTCTGACACCTAAAAAGTCAGTTACCTCCAGCAGCGCAAAAAAATCAAAAAATGCCAAGACTGCGGACGAGACTCCAATCCTTCCGCTGGCAGGATTGTGTGCAGCTTCCGTGCTGGCCGGAGGCCTTGTGGTGACACGCAGAAGAAAGAGAGAGAACGAGTAA
- a CDS encoding DUF2284 domain-containing protein: MQIEGLDEFITQFPVFEYRIVRTEKLSFEERVRQICRQECDRYGTTWACPPAVGTVEECKERCLAYSHGLLFSSVAEVSDIMNMQELLDTRMAHESITDKIGKFLQAEGYEVFILSTESCDICEHCTYPDAPCCNPGRMHPCLESHGIVVTDIVEAEGMEYNLGGNTILWFSMILVRGQA, encoded by the coding sequence ATGCAGATTGAAGGATTGGATGAATTTATCACCCAGTTTCCGGTATTTGAATACCGGATTGTGAGGACAGAGAAGCTTTCTTTTGAGGAGAGAGTCAGACAGATTTGCCGGCAGGAATGTGACAGATACGGGACTACCTGGGCCTGCCCCCCAGCAGTGGGAACCGTGGAGGAATGCAAAGAACGCTGTCTGGCATATTCCCATGGACTTCTGTTCTCCTCAGTGGCAGAGGTGAGCGATATTATGAATATGCAGGAACTTTTGGACACCCGCATGGCGCATGAATCCATTACAGACAAGATCGGAAAGTTTTTGCAGGCGGAGGGTTATGAAGTGTTTATTCTTTCCACAGAGTCCTGCGATATCTGTGAACACTGTACGTATCCTGATGCTCCGTGTTGTAACCCTGGGCGAATGCACCCCTGCCTGGAAAGTCATGGAATCGTGGTCACAGATATTGTGGAGGCAGAGGGGATGGAGTACAATCTAGGCGGCAATACGATTCTTTGGTTTTCTATGATTCTTGTGAGAGGACAGGCATAA